One window of Magallana gigas chromosome 2, xbMagGiga1.1, whole genome shotgun sequence genomic DNA carries:
- the LOC105343952 gene encoding uncharacterized protein isoform X2, whose product MDYENLTLQWPREEKDRFNMRFQAKAKGVFVIPTPKFDLESDSTVSESASESGGSMKNKEISNSCSVAIGTNKDFMDDDAHLKVTYSPGKKGGNFGLPNGGKLILPEGLFGKKDTITCQVASPSQRWKYYPTLPSYEHITSEIYTLQSTMHPLKKSVIIQIPYYQIETEHNEINVKGKWSDENEWVDVGFLKKEDCSVELEVDRLGIFIVTFTPKKEIFDVTPQGCLYNAHISRYISVRFPKKAHDKPFQCAIQINPIPSDKLQLAKELSPGETADLILATEFIDLIPSTPCVFKRAVSVKLPLPTGVEVEEENDDIAVLQKTENGWELVDSKYKFTRTTVTFDTKSLTKFCVMQSKPDRKKRLPPAAQVLENRNNREKGEIVAFLNLQEKLWFLVLECMPLSKLESRVKEMSEKGFKHVVKEIVKKDEGTNFFRRPQKFQQPTRQLQVPPTCEINDGMKWEFSVVDDIKVNSESNYMENRELHYFRYLPESYRQFVIEPKTNEERAISGAINLDPLGIEDKNLKENCTCSIHIEIDEETVKAYFKPEFVPEEPEPKKEKVNFDILNTPVFKEDKPEVPVIQKFKPLPPTVMERLMRTNRKPIIIERESKVLSGKSLRNLSKLVPEGLTLAVHLNLPDSTITGLGFDAISNGLSMADVTYKILLYWKRMCKDKKDGAVNSLTNALRDMGREEIANIVFERHRDNKELSPDAFTPLFTPYQ is encoded by the exons ATCGGTTTAACATGAGGTTTCAAGCCAAAGCAAAGGGGGTGTTTGTCATCCCAACACCCaaatttgaccttgagtctGACTCGACTGTTTCAGAATCAGC GTCCGAGAGTGGCGGAAGCATGAAGAACAAAGAAATTTCTAATTCGTGTAGCGTTGCTATAGGAACTAACAAAGACTTCATGGACGACGACGCACA cttaAAAGTAACATACTCGCCGGGTAAAAAGGGCGGGAATTTCGGACTTCCGAATGGCGGGAAACTGATCTTGCCGGAAGGGCTGTTTGGCAAAAAAGACACTATTACTTGTCAAGTGGCATCTCCTTCACAGAGATGGAAATACTACCCCACCCTCCCGTCATACGAACACATCACGAGCGAAATATACACGCTACAATCGACCATGCATCCTCTAAAGAAGTCAGTTATCATTCAAATTCCGTACTACCAAATCGAGACTGAACACAATGAAATAAACGTTAAAGGAAAGTGGAGCGATGAAAATGAATGGGTGGATGTTGGATTTTTAAAGAAG GAGGATTGCTCCGTGGAACTAGAGGTGGACAGATTAGGAATATTCATTGTGACCTTTACCCCTAAAAAGGAGATCTTTGACGTCACTCCACAAGGCTGTTTGTACAACGCACACATAAGCCGTTACATCAGCGTGCGATTCCCAAAGAAGGCGCATGACAAACCATTTCAATGTGCAATCCAG ATAAATCCCATTCCCAGCGATAAACTTCAGCTTGCAAAAGAACTCAGCCCCGGGGAAACAGCCGACCTCATTTTGGCGACGGAGTTTATCGACCTCATTCCCAGCACACCTTGCGTTTTCAAACGCGCAGTTTCCGTAAAGCTTCCTCTACCGACTGGAGTTGAAGTGGAGGAGGAGAATGACGACATCGCAGTGCTTCAGAAAACCGAAAACGGTTGGGAGTTGGTGGATTCAAAGTACAAATTCACAAGAACCACCGTGACGTTCGATACAAAATCCCTCACGAA GTTTTGTGTTATGCAGTCCAAACCAGACAGGAAAAAACGACTTCCGCCCGCAGCGCAAGTCCTAGAAAATCGCAACAATCGGGAAAAGGGCGAAATCGTGGCCTTCTTAAACCTTCAGGAAAAACTTTGGTTTTTGGTTCTAGAATGCATGCCACTAAGTAAACTCGAGAGTCGTGTGAAAGagatgagtgaaaagggatttAAACACGTTGTGAAAGAAATTGTCAAAAAGGACGAAGGTACCAATTTCTTTCGGCGGCCACAAAAATTTCAGCAACCAACACGCCAATTGCAAGTTCCTCCTACGTGTGAAATAAACGATGGCATGAAATGGGAATTTTCAGTGGTGGATGACATTAAAGTTAACTCAGAAAGCAATTATATGGAAAACAGAGAACTCCACTATTTCCGGTATTTACCGGAAAGTTACCGACAGTTTGTCATAGAGCCGAAAACAAACGAAGAACGCGCAATCAGTGGTGCAATAAACCTCGATCCTCTTGGGATTGAAGACAAAAACCTTAAAGAGAACTGTACATGTTCCATTCATATTGAAATCGACGAGGAAACCGTCAAAGCTTATTTCAAACCAGAGTTCGTACCGGAAGAACCCGAACCTAAGAAAGAAAAGGTTAATTTCGACATATTGAATACCCCTGTATTCAAAGAGGACAAACCGGAAGTCCCtgtaattcaaaaatttaaaccaCTCCCGCCAACTGTAATGGAGAGACTGATGAGAACCAATAGAAAGCCAATTATAA TTGAAAGAGAGTCAAAAGTTTTGTCTGGAAAGAGTCTGCGCAATTTATCTAAATTGGTTCCGGAAGGTCTGACGTTGGCCGTTCACCTGAATTTACCCGACAGCACCATTACTGGCCTCGGTTTCGATGCCATTTCAAACGGTCTAAGCATGGCTGACGTCACATACAAAATCCTTCTTTACTGGAAGCGCATGTGCAAAGACAAGAAGGACGGAGCTGTAAACTCCCTAACAAACGCACTGAGAGACATGGGCCGGGAGGAAATCGCAAATATCGTGTTCGAACGCCATCGGGATAACAAGGAACTGTCCCCAGATGCTTTCACTCCCTTGTTCACTCCTTATCAGTAG
- the LOC105343952 gene encoding uncharacterized protein isoform X3: MPLPRNGHLLNRFNMRFQAKAKGVFVIPTPKFDLESDSTVSESASESGGSMKNKEISNSCSVAIGTNKDFMDDDAHLKVTYSPGKKGGNFGLPNGGKLILPEGLFGKKDTITCQVASPSQRWKYYPTLPSYEHITSEIYTLQSTMHPLKKSVIIQIPYYQIETEHNEINVKGKWSDENEWVDVGFLKKEDCSVELEVDRLGIFIVTFTPKKEIFDVTPQGCLYNAHISRYISVRFPKKAHDKPFQCAIQINPIPSDKLQLAKELSPGETADLILATEFIDLIPSTPCVFKRAVSVKLPLPTGVEVEEENDDIAVLQKTENGWELVDSKYKFTRTTVTFDTKSLTKFCVMQSKPDRKKRLPPAAQVLENRNNREKGEIVAFLNLQEKLWFLVLECMPLSKLESRVKEMSEKGFKHVVKEIVKKDEGTNFFRRPQKFQQPTRQLQVPPTCEINDGMKWEFSVVDDIKVNSESNYMENRELHYFRYLPESYRQFVIEPKTNEERAISGAINLDPLGIEDKNLKENCTCSIHIEIDEETVKAYFKPEFVPEEPEPKKEKVNFDILNTPVFKEDKPEVPVIQKFKPLPPTVMERLMRTNRKPIIIERESKVLSGKSLRNLSKLVPEGLTLAVHLNLPDSTITGLGFDAISNGLSMADVTYKILLYWKRMCKDKKDGAVNSLTNALRDMGREEIANIVFERHRDNKELSPDAFTPLFTPYQ; the protein is encoded by the exons ATCGGTTTAACATGAGGTTTCAAGCCAAAGCAAAGGGGGTGTTTGTCATCCCAACACCCaaatttgaccttgagtctGACTCGACTGTTTCAGAATCAGC GTCCGAGAGTGGCGGAAGCATGAAGAACAAAGAAATTTCTAATTCGTGTAGCGTTGCTATAGGAACTAACAAAGACTTCATGGACGACGACGCACA cttaAAAGTAACATACTCGCCGGGTAAAAAGGGCGGGAATTTCGGACTTCCGAATGGCGGGAAACTGATCTTGCCGGAAGGGCTGTTTGGCAAAAAAGACACTATTACTTGTCAAGTGGCATCTCCTTCACAGAGATGGAAATACTACCCCACCCTCCCGTCATACGAACACATCACGAGCGAAATATACACGCTACAATCGACCATGCATCCTCTAAAGAAGTCAGTTATCATTCAAATTCCGTACTACCAAATCGAGACTGAACACAATGAAATAAACGTTAAAGGAAAGTGGAGCGATGAAAATGAATGGGTGGATGTTGGATTTTTAAAGAAG GAGGATTGCTCCGTGGAACTAGAGGTGGACAGATTAGGAATATTCATTGTGACCTTTACCCCTAAAAAGGAGATCTTTGACGTCACTCCACAAGGCTGTTTGTACAACGCACACATAAGCCGTTACATCAGCGTGCGATTCCCAAAGAAGGCGCATGACAAACCATTTCAATGTGCAATCCAG ATAAATCCCATTCCCAGCGATAAACTTCAGCTTGCAAAAGAACTCAGCCCCGGGGAAACAGCCGACCTCATTTTGGCGACGGAGTTTATCGACCTCATTCCCAGCACACCTTGCGTTTTCAAACGCGCAGTTTCCGTAAAGCTTCCTCTACCGACTGGAGTTGAAGTGGAGGAGGAGAATGACGACATCGCAGTGCTTCAGAAAACCGAAAACGGTTGGGAGTTGGTGGATTCAAAGTACAAATTCACAAGAACCACCGTGACGTTCGATACAAAATCCCTCACGAA GTTTTGTGTTATGCAGTCCAAACCAGACAGGAAAAAACGACTTCCGCCCGCAGCGCAAGTCCTAGAAAATCGCAACAATCGGGAAAAGGGCGAAATCGTGGCCTTCTTAAACCTTCAGGAAAAACTTTGGTTTTTGGTTCTAGAATGCATGCCACTAAGTAAACTCGAGAGTCGTGTGAAAGagatgagtgaaaagggatttAAACACGTTGTGAAAGAAATTGTCAAAAAGGACGAAGGTACCAATTTCTTTCGGCGGCCACAAAAATTTCAGCAACCAACACGCCAATTGCAAGTTCCTCCTACGTGTGAAATAAACGATGGCATGAAATGGGAATTTTCAGTGGTGGATGACATTAAAGTTAACTCAGAAAGCAATTATATGGAAAACAGAGAACTCCACTATTTCCGGTATTTACCGGAAAGTTACCGACAGTTTGTCATAGAGCCGAAAACAAACGAAGAACGCGCAATCAGTGGTGCAATAAACCTCGATCCTCTTGGGATTGAAGACAAAAACCTTAAAGAGAACTGTACATGTTCCATTCATATTGAAATCGACGAGGAAACCGTCAAAGCTTATTTCAAACCAGAGTTCGTACCGGAAGAACCCGAACCTAAGAAAGAAAAGGTTAATTTCGACATATTGAATACCCCTGTATTCAAAGAGGACAAACCGGAAGTCCCtgtaattcaaaaatttaaaccaCTCCCGCCAACTGTAATGGAGAGACTGATGAGAACCAATAGAAAGCCAATTATAA TTGAAAGAGAGTCAAAAGTTTTGTCTGGAAAGAGTCTGCGCAATTTATCTAAATTGGTTCCGGAAGGTCTGACGTTGGCCGTTCACCTGAATTTACCCGACAGCACCATTACTGGCCTCGGTTTCGATGCCATTTCAAACGGTCTAAGCATGGCTGACGTCACATACAAAATCCTTCTTTACTGGAAGCGCATGTGCAAAGACAAGAAGGACGGAGCTGTAAACTCCCTAACAAACGCACTGAGAGACATGGGCCGGGAGGAAATCGCAAATATCGTGTTCGAACGCCATCGGGATAACAAGGAACTGTCCCCAGATGCTTTCACTCCCTTGTTCACTCCTTATCAGTAG
- the LOC105343952 gene encoding uncharacterized protein isoform X7, producing MFFDDKLNVILSESGGSMKNKEISNSCSVAIGTNKDFMDDDAHLKVTYSPGKKGGNFGLPNGGKLILPEGLFGKKDTITCQVASPSQRWKYYPTLPSYEHITSEIYTLQSTMHPLKKSVIIQIPYYQIETEHNEINVKGKWSDENEWVDVGFLKKEDCSVELEVDRLGIFIVTFTPKKEIFDVTPQGCLYNAHISRYISVRFPKKAHDKPFQCAIQINPIPSDKLQLAKELSPGETADLILATEFIDLIPSTPCVFKRAVSVKLPLPTGVEVEEENDDIAVLQKTENGWELVDSKYKFTRTTVTFDTKSLTKFCVMQSKPDRKKRLPPAAQVLENRNNREKGEIVAFLNLQEKLWFLVLECMPLSKLESRVKEMSEKGFKHVVKEIVKKDEGTNFFRRPQKFQQPTRQLQVPPTCEINDGMKWEFSVVDDIKVNSESNYMENRELHYFRYLPESYRQFVIEPKTNEERAISGAINLDPLGIEDKNLKENCTCSIHIEIDEETVKAYFKPEFVPEEPEPKKEKVNFDILNTPVFKEDKPEVPVIQKFKPLPPTVMERLMRTNRKPIIIERESKVLSGKSLRNLSKLVPEGLTLAVHLNLPDSTITGLGFDAISNGLSMADVTYKILLYWKRMCKDKKDGAVNSLTNALRDMGREEIANIVFERHRDNKELSPDAFTPLFTPYQ from the exons GTCCGAGAGTGGCGGAAGCATGAAGAACAAAGAAATTTCTAATTCGTGTAGCGTTGCTATAGGAACTAACAAAGACTTCATGGACGACGACGCACA cttaAAAGTAACATACTCGCCGGGTAAAAAGGGCGGGAATTTCGGACTTCCGAATGGCGGGAAACTGATCTTGCCGGAAGGGCTGTTTGGCAAAAAAGACACTATTACTTGTCAAGTGGCATCTCCTTCACAGAGATGGAAATACTACCCCACCCTCCCGTCATACGAACACATCACGAGCGAAATATACACGCTACAATCGACCATGCATCCTCTAAAGAAGTCAGTTATCATTCAAATTCCGTACTACCAAATCGAGACTGAACACAATGAAATAAACGTTAAAGGAAAGTGGAGCGATGAAAATGAATGGGTGGATGTTGGATTTTTAAAGAAG GAGGATTGCTCCGTGGAACTAGAGGTGGACAGATTAGGAATATTCATTGTGACCTTTACCCCTAAAAAGGAGATCTTTGACGTCACTCCACAAGGCTGTTTGTACAACGCACACATAAGCCGTTACATCAGCGTGCGATTCCCAAAGAAGGCGCATGACAAACCATTTCAATGTGCAATCCAG ATAAATCCCATTCCCAGCGATAAACTTCAGCTTGCAAAAGAACTCAGCCCCGGGGAAACAGCCGACCTCATTTTGGCGACGGAGTTTATCGACCTCATTCCCAGCACACCTTGCGTTTTCAAACGCGCAGTTTCCGTAAAGCTTCCTCTACCGACTGGAGTTGAAGTGGAGGAGGAGAATGACGACATCGCAGTGCTTCAGAAAACCGAAAACGGTTGGGAGTTGGTGGATTCAAAGTACAAATTCACAAGAACCACCGTGACGTTCGATACAAAATCCCTCACGAA GTTTTGTGTTATGCAGTCCAAACCAGACAGGAAAAAACGACTTCCGCCCGCAGCGCAAGTCCTAGAAAATCGCAACAATCGGGAAAAGGGCGAAATCGTGGCCTTCTTAAACCTTCAGGAAAAACTTTGGTTTTTGGTTCTAGAATGCATGCCACTAAGTAAACTCGAGAGTCGTGTGAAAGagatgagtgaaaagggatttAAACACGTTGTGAAAGAAATTGTCAAAAAGGACGAAGGTACCAATTTCTTTCGGCGGCCACAAAAATTTCAGCAACCAACACGCCAATTGCAAGTTCCTCCTACGTGTGAAATAAACGATGGCATGAAATGGGAATTTTCAGTGGTGGATGACATTAAAGTTAACTCAGAAAGCAATTATATGGAAAACAGAGAACTCCACTATTTCCGGTATTTACCGGAAAGTTACCGACAGTTTGTCATAGAGCCGAAAACAAACGAAGAACGCGCAATCAGTGGTGCAATAAACCTCGATCCTCTTGGGATTGAAGACAAAAACCTTAAAGAGAACTGTACATGTTCCATTCATATTGAAATCGACGAGGAAACCGTCAAAGCTTATTTCAAACCAGAGTTCGTACCGGAAGAACCCGAACCTAAGAAAGAAAAGGTTAATTTCGACATATTGAATACCCCTGTATTCAAAGAGGACAAACCGGAAGTCCCtgtaattcaaaaatttaaaccaCTCCCGCCAACTGTAATGGAGAGACTGATGAGAACCAATAGAAAGCCAATTATAA TTGAAAGAGAGTCAAAAGTTTTGTCTGGAAAGAGTCTGCGCAATTTATCTAAATTGGTTCCGGAAGGTCTGACGTTGGCCGTTCACCTGAATTTACCCGACAGCACCATTACTGGCCTCGGTTTCGATGCCATTTCAAACGGTCTAAGCATGGCTGACGTCACATACAAAATCCTTCTTTACTGGAAGCGCATGTGCAAAGACAAGAAGGACGGAGCTGTAAACTCCCTAACAAACGCACTGAGAGACATGGGCCGGGAGGAAATCGCAAATATCGTGTTCGAACGCCATCGGGATAACAAGGAACTGTCCCCAGATGCTTTCACTCCCTTGTTCACTCCTTATCAGTAG
- the LOC105343952 gene encoding uncharacterized protein isoform X4 produces the protein MRFQAKAKGVFVIPTPKFDLESDSTVSESASESGGSMKNKEISNSCSVAIGTNKDFMDDDAHLKVTYSPGKKGGNFGLPNGGKLILPEGLFGKKDTITCQVASPSQRWKYYPTLPSYEHITSEIYTLQSTMHPLKKSVIIQIPYYQIETEHNEINVKGKWSDENEWVDVGFLKKEDCSVELEVDRLGIFIVTFTPKKEIFDVTPQGCLYNAHISRYISVRFPKKAHDKPFQCAIQINPIPSDKLQLAKELSPGETADLILATEFIDLIPSTPCVFKRAVSVKLPLPTGVEVEEENDDIAVLQKTENGWELVDSKYKFTRTTVTFDTKSLTKFCVMQSKPDRKKRLPPAAQVLENRNNREKGEIVAFLNLQEKLWFLVLECMPLSKLESRVKEMSEKGFKHVVKEIVKKDEGTNFFRRPQKFQQPTRQLQVPPTCEINDGMKWEFSVVDDIKVNSESNYMENRELHYFRYLPESYRQFVIEPKTNEERAISGAINLDPLGIEDKNLKENCTCSIHIEIDEETVKAYFKPEFVPEEPEPKKEKVNFDILNTPVFKEDKPEVPVIQKFKPLPPTVMERLMRTNRKPIIIERESKVLSGKSLRNLSKLVPEGLTLAVHLNLPDSTITGLGFDAISNGLSMADVTYKILLYWKRMCKDKKDGAVNSLTNALRDMGREEIANIVFERHRDNKELSPDAFTPLFTPYQ, from the exons ATGAGGTTTCAAGCCAAAGCAAAGGGGGTGTTTGTCATCCCAACACCCaaatttgaccttgagtctGACTCGACTGTTTCAGAATCAGC GTCCGAGAGTGGCGGAAGCATGAAGAACAAAGAAATTTCTAATTCGTGTAGCGTTGCTATAGGAACTAACAAAGACTTCATGGACGACGACGCACA cttaAAAGTAACATACTCGCCGGGTAAAAAGGGCGGGAATTTCGGACTTCCGAATGGCGGGAAACTGATCTTGCCGGAAGGGCTGTTTGGCAAAAAAGACACTATTACTTGTCAAGTGGCATCTCCTTCACAGAGATGGAAATACTACCCCACCCTCCCGTCATACGAACACATCACGAGCGAAATATACACGCTACAATCGACCATGCATCCTCTAAAGAAGTCAGTTATCATTCAAATTCCGTACTACCAAATCGAGACTGAACACAATGAAATAAACGTTAAAGGAAAGTGGAGCGATGAAAATGAATGGGTGGATGTTGGATTTTTAAAGAAG GAGGATTGCTCCGTGGAACTAGAGGTGGACAGATTAGGAATATTCATTGTGACCTTTACCCCTAAAAAGGAGATCTTTGACGTCACTCCACAAGGCTGTTTGTACAACGCACACATAAGCCGTTACATCAGCGTGCGATTCCCAAAGAAGGCGCATGACAAACCATTTCAATGTGCAATCCAG ATAAATCCCATTCCCAGCGATAAACTTCAGCTTGCAAAAGAACTCAGCCCCGGGGAAACAGCCGACCTCATTTTGGCGACGGAGTTTATCGACCTCATTCCCAGCACACCTTGCGTTTTCAAACGCGCAGTTTCCGTAAAGCTTCCTCTACCGACTGGAGTTGAAGTGGAGGAGGAGAATGACGACATCGCAGTGCTTCAGAAAACCGAAAACGGTTGGGAGTTGGTGGATTCAAAGTACAAATTCACAAGAACCACCGTGACGTTCGATACAAAATCCCTCACGAA GTTTTGTGTTATGCAGTCCAAACCAGACAGGAAAAAACGACTTCCGCCCGCAGCGCAAGTCCTAGAAAATCGCAACAATCGGGAAAAGGGCGAAATCGTGGCCTTCTTAAACCTTCAGGAAAAACTTTGGTTTTTGGTTCTAGAATGCATGCCACTAAGTAAACTCGAGAGTCGTGTGAAAGagatgagtgaaaagggatttAAACACGTTGTGAAAGAAATTGTCAAAAAGGACGAAGGTACCAATTTCTTTCGGCGGCCACAAAAATTTCAGCAACCAACACGCCAATTGCAAGTTCCTCCTACGTGTGAAATAAACGATGGCATGAAATGGGAATTTTCAGTGGTGGATGACATTAAAGTTAACTCAGAAAGCAATTATATGGAAAACAGAGAACTCCACTATTTCCGGTATTTACCGGAAAGTTACCGACAGTTTGTCATAGAGCCGAAAACAAACGAAGAACGCGCAATCAGTGGTGCAATAAACCTCGATCCTCTTGGGATTGAAGACAAAAACCTTAAAGAGAACTGTACATGTTCCATTCATATTGAAATCGACGAGGAAACCGTCAAAGCTTATTTCAAACCAGAGTTCGTACCGGAAGAACCCGAACCTAAGAAAGAAAAGGTTAATTTCGACATATTGAATACCCCTGTATTCAAAGAGGACAAACCGGAAGTCCCtgtaattcaaaaatttaaaccaCTCCCGCCAACTGTAATGGAGAGACTGATGAGAACCAATAGAAAGCCAATTATAA TTGAAAGAGAGTCAAAAGTTTTGTCTGGAAAGAGTCTGCGCAATTTATCTAAATTGGTTCCGGAAGGTCTGACGTTGGCCGTTCACCTGAATTTACCCGACAGCACCATTACTGGCCTCGGTTTCGATGCCATTTCAAACGGTCTAAGCATGGCTGACGTCACATACAAAATCCTTCTTTACTGGAAGCGCATGTGCAAAGACAAGAAGGACGGAGCTGTAAACTCCCTAACAAACGCACTGAGAGACATGGGCCGGGAGGAAATCGCAAATATCGTGTTCGAACGCCATCGGGATAACAAGGAACTGTCCCCAGATGCTTTCACTCCCTTGTTCACTCCTTATCAGTAG
- the LOC105343952 gene encoding uncharacterized protein isoform X8, which translates to MAEGGKRSESGGSMKNKEISNSCSVAIGTNKDFMDDDAHLKVTYSPGKKGGNFGLPNGGKLILPEGLFGKKDTITCQVASPSQRWKYYPTLPSYEHITSEIYTLQSTMHPLKKSVIIQIPYYQIETEHNEINVKGKWSDENEWVDVGFLKKEDCSVELEVDRLGIFIVTFTPKKEIFDVTPQGCLYNAHISRYISVRFPKKAHDKPFQCAIQINPIPSDKLQLAKELSPGETADLILATEFIDLIPSTPCVFKRAVSVKLPLPTGVEVEEENDDIAVLQKTENGWELVDSKYKFTRTTVTFDTKSLTKFCVMQSKPDRKKRLPPAAQVLENRNNREKGEIVAFLNLQEKLWFLVLECMPLSKLESRVKEMSEKGFKHVVKEIVKKDEGTNFFRRPQKFQQPTRQLQVPPTCEINDGMKWEFSVVDDIKVNSESNYMENRELHYFRYLPESYRQFVIEPKTNEERAISGAINLDPLGIEDKNLKENCTCSIHIEIDEETVKAYFKPEFVPEEPEPKKEKVNFDILNTPVFKEDKPEVPVIQKFKPLPPTVMERLMRTNRKPIIIERESKVLSGKSLRNLSKLVPEGLTLAVHLNLPDSTITGLGFDAISNGLSMADVTYKILLYWKRMCKDKKDGAVNSLTNALRDMGREEIANIVFERHRDNKELSPDAFTPLFTPYQ; encoded by the exons GTCCGAGAGTGGCGGAAGCATGAAGAACAAAGAAATTTCTAATTCGTGTAGCGTTGCTATAGGAACTAACAAAGACTTCATGGACGACGACGCACA cttaAAAGTAACATACTCGCCGGGTAAAAAGGGCGGGAATTTCGGACTTCCGAATGGCGGGAAACTGATCTTGCCGGAAGGGCTGTTTGGCAAAAAAGACACTATTACTTGTCAAGTGGCATCTCCTTCACAGAGATGGAAATACTACCCCACCCTCCCGTCATACGAACACATCACGAGCGAAATATACACGCTACAATCGACCATGCATCCTCTAAAGAAGTCAGTTATCATTCAAATTCCGTACTACCAAATCGAGACTGAACACAATGAAATAAACGTTAAAGGAAAGTGGAGCGATGAAAATGAATGGGTGGATGTTGGATTTTTAAAGAAG GAGGATTGCTCCGTGGAACTAGAGGTGGACAGATTAGGAATATTCATTGTGACCTTTACCCCTAAAAAGGAGATCTTTGACGTCACTCCACAAGGCTGTTTGTACAACGCACACATAAGCCGTTACATCAGCGTGCGATTCCCAAAGAAGGCGCATGACAAACCATTTCAATGTGCAATCCAG ATAAATCCCATTCCCAGCGATAAACTTCAGCTTGCAAAAGAACTCAGCCCCGGGGAAACAGCCGACCTCATTTTGGCGACGGAGTTTATCGACCTCATTCCCAGCACACCTTGCGTTTTCAAACGCGCAGTTTCCGTAAAGCTTCCTCTACCGACTGGAGTTGAAGTGGAGGAGGAGAATGACGACATCGCAGTGCTTCAGAAAACCGAAAACGGTTGGGAGTTGGTGGATTCAAAGTACAAATTCACAAGAACCACCGTGACGTTCGATACAAAATCCCTCACGAA GTTTTGTGTTATGCAGTCCAAACCAGACAGGAAAAAACGACTTCCGCCCGCAGCGCAAGTCCTAGAAAATCGCAACAATCGGGAAAAGGGCGAAATCGTGGCCTTCTTAAACCTTCAGGAAAAACTTTGGTTTTTGGTTCTAGAATGCATGCCACTAAGTAAACTCGAGAGTCGTGTGAAAGagatgagtgaaaagggatttAAACACGTTGTGAAAGAAATTGTCAAAAAGGACGAAGGTACCAATTTCTTTCGGCGGCCACAAAAATTTCAGCAACCAACACGCCAATTGCAAGTTCCTCCTACGTGTGAAATAAACGATGGCATGAAATGGGAATTTTCAGTGGTGGATGACATTAAAGTTAACTCAGAAAGCAATTATATGGAAAACAGAGAACTCCACTATTTCCGGTATTTACCGGAAAGTTACCGACAGTTTGTCATAGAGCCGAAAACAAACGAAGAACGCGCAATCAGTGGTGCAATAAACCTCGATCCTCTTGGGATTGAAGACAAAAACCTTAAAGAGAACTGTACATGTTCCATTCATATTGAAATCGACGAGGAAACCGTCAAAGCTTATTTCAAACCAGAGTTCGTACCGGAAGAACCCGAACCTAAGAAAGAAAAGGTTAATTTCGACATATTGAATACCCCTGTATTCAAAGAGGACAAACCGGAAGTCCCtgtaattcaaaaatttaaaccaCTCCCGCCAACTGTAATGGAGAGACTGATGAGAACCAATAGAAAGCCAATTATAA TTGAAAGAGAGTCAAAAGTTTTGTCTGGAAAGAGTCTGCGCAATTTATCTAAATTGGTTCCGGAAGGTCTGACGTTGGCCGTTCACCTGAATTTACCCGACAGCACCATTACTGGCCTCGGTTTCGATGCCATTTCAAACGGTCTAAGCATGGCTGACGTCACATACAAAATCCTTCTTTACTGGAAGCGCATGTGCAAAGACAAGAAGGACGGAGCTGTAAACTCCCTAACAAACGCACTGAGAGACATGGGCCGGGAGGAAATCGCAAATATCGTGTTCGAACGCCATCGGGATAACAAGGAACTGTCCCCAGATGCTTTCACTCCCTTGTTCACTCCTTATCAGTAG